A single genomic interval of Suncus etruscus isolate mSunEtr1 chromosome 10, mSunEtr1.pri.cur, whole genome shotgun sequence harbors:
- the YAE1 gene encoding protein YAE1 homolog produces the protein MSWVLAAPSVRGAGVDGDVFDEDADESLVARREWQSHMRRRVKEGYRDGIDAGKAVTLQQGFNQGYKEGAESIINYGQLRGTLSALLSWCHLHDSSSALIGKIHNLLDAVGQCEESVLRRLKSVTSQPHVVDLLDSIQDMDLCHRLPDEEKIDESENERLCDSNADLNKNCSKNLGGKDCSSLPYFQTQEHMLSEKTDLTWILEQTGSIVKQLGISVDVLQHLRQP, from the exons ATGTCGTGGGTGCTGGCGGCGCCGTCGGTTCGCGGGGCCGGGGTGGATGGGGACGTGTTCGACGAGGACGCGGACGAGTCGCTGGTGGCGCGGAGGGAATGGCAGAGCCACATGCGGAGACGAGTCAAA gAAGGCTATAGAGATGGAATAGATGCTGGCAAAGCAGTTACTCTTCAACAAGGCTTCAATCAAGGTTATAAGGAAGGTGCAGAAAGCATTATAAATTATGGACAACTCAGAGGAACATTGAG TGCTTTACTTTCCTGGTGTCACCTTCATGATAGTAGTTCAGCTTTGATTGGTAAAATTCATAATCTTCTTGATGCAGTTGGCCAGTGTGAAGAGTCTGTGCTCAGGCGTCTGAAATCAGTCACTTCACAGCCCCACGTTGTAGATTTATTGGACTCCATTCAGGACATGGACCTTTGTCACAGACTTCCAGATGAGGAAAAGATTGATGAATCTGAAAATGAAAGACTCTGTGACAGTAATGCTGACCTTAACAAAAACTGTAGCAAGAATCTTGGTGGAAAAGATTGTTCATCTTTGCCGTATTTTCAAACACAGGAGCATATGCTTTCTGAGAAAACAGACCTCACTTGGATTTTAGAACAGACTGGCAGTATAGTAAAGCAGTTAGGAATATCAGTAGATGTTTTACAACATCTCAGACAACCTTGA